A part of Geothrix oryzae genomic DNA contains:
- a CDS encoding diacylglycerol/lipid kinase family protein encodes MKLPLLFNPAAGTTPKDPDALLRPLPKELRDRVEPLSFGPPWDFGPAIDQALRAGGPLLVWGGDGTIHHAAKALVQRGCPVPLGALPGGSGNGLVRGLRTPLEPAGALRRLLEGRELRLDLPRLDGEPFLNVCGTGFEAAVAHRFAALPDRGFGTYAKACWQLWRTWQAAPLSWDAELAPDPRPASRREKLRAAFRAPQSGLPEAAWSLCFANLPTYGSGLWIAPGADPTDGALQWATLARPSWFDLMAEVPVLFREGGHTPLRHEGRLHRAALRLDRPLPWHLDGEPVPARDRAELTVEPRAFRMQVTGACPWD; translated from the coding sequence ATGAAACTCCCCCTCCTGTTCAACCCCGCCGCCGGTACCACGCCCAAGGATCCGGACGCGCTGCTGCGCCCCCTGCCGAAGGAGCTTCGGGATCGGGTGGAACCCCTCTCGTTCGGTCCGCCCTGGGACTTCGGGCCAGCCATCGATCAGGCCCTGCGCGCCGGAGGCCCCCTGCTGGTGTGGGGTGGAGACGGCACGATCCACCACGCCGCGAAGGCCCTGGTGCAGCGGGGCTGCCCGGTCCCCCTGGGCGCCCTCCCCGGCGGCAGCGGCAACGGCTTGGTGCGGGGGCTCCGCACCCCTCTGGAACCCGCGGGCGCCCTGCGCCGACTGCTGGAGGGCCGGGAACTGCGGCTGGACCTGCCGCGCCTGGATGGCGAGCCCTTCCTGAATGTCTGCGGCACCGGCTTCGAGGCCGCCGTGGCCCATCGCTTCGCCGCCCTGCCCGACCGCGGCTTCGGCACCTATGCCAAGGCGTGCTGGCAGCTGTGGCGCACCTGGCAGGCCGCGCCCCTGAGCTGGGACGCCGAGCTGGCCCCGGATCCCCGCCCCGCCAGCCGGCGGGAGAAGCTGCGGGCGGCATTCCGCGCCCCGCAGTCCGGCCTGCCGGAGGCCGCCTGGAGCCTCTGCTTCGCCAACCTCCCCACCTACGGCAGTGGTCTCTGGATCGCGCCCGGGGCCGACCCCACCGATGGCGCCCTGCAGTGGGCGACCCTGGCGCGCCCCTCCTGGTTCGACCTCATGGCGGAAGTGCCTGTGCTGTTCCGCGAGGGGGGACACACGCCCCTTCGGCATGAGGGCCGACTCCATCGCGCCGCGCTCCGCCTGGACCGCCCCCTGCCCTGGCACCTCGACGGCGAGCCCGTCCCCGCGCGCGACCGCGCCGAGCTCACCGTGGAGCCCCGGGCCTTCCGCATGCAGGTGACGGGGGCC